From Gimesia panareensis, the proteins below share one genomic window:
- a CDS encoding class I SAM-dependent methyltransferase produces the protein MTRLTDQAHELISTVLRPGETAIDATAGNGHDACFLCQTVGPAGRVYAIDVQLAALDQTAALLAESDCFQCELICSDHSLFNEIIPAEHRGATGAIMFNLGYLPGGDHRLITQRASTLKALEAAIEYLRPGGILTILAYPGHPGGDTETAAIREWLDQLSATDFETETIQARSKSDTAPCLLIVQKTEPE, from the coding sequence ATGACACGTTTAACCGACCAGGCACACGAACTGATCTCAACAGTACTCCGCCCCGGAGAGACCGCCATCGATGCCACCGCGGGGAACGGTCATGACGCCTGCTTTCTCTGTCAGACCGTCGGTCCAGCAGGACGCGTCTATGCGATTGACGTTCAGTTGGCGGCCCTGGACCAGACAGCGGCTTTGCTGGCAGAATCCGACTGCTTTCAATGTGAGCTGATCTGCAGCGATCACAGCCTGTTCAACGAGATCATACCCGCGGAACATCGGGGCGCGACAGGGGCCATCATGTTTAACCTGGGTTACCTGCCCGGGGGTGACCATCGTCTGATTACGCAGCGGGCATCCACTCTCAAGGCCCTGGAGGCGGCAATAGAGTACCTGCGTCCGGGAGGAATCCTGACGATCCTCGCCTACCCGGGGCATCCCGGTGGTGATACTGAGACCGCTGCCATCAGGGAATGGCTGGATCAGTTATCCGCAACGGACTTTGAAACAGAGACGATTCAGGCCCGTTCAAAATCCGATACAGCCCCCTGTCTGCTGATCGTCCAGAAAACGGAACCCGAGTGA
- a CDS encoding DUF1559 domain-containing protein, with the protein MDFKRSRKRGFTLIELLVVIAIIAILIALLLPAVQQAREAARRSTCKNNMKQIGLALHNYHETHSIFPNDVWTNNPGGSSPGARNYSWITLILPYLEQAPLYNQINFSAPLLGQTGPAGPIQATKLAVLHCPSDQDHDPSARDGFATTNYAGSQGFDWWQRPNQIHTGVFTLKSKVRIRDITDGTTTTIAVGEVPQNGFAGGGRTCGAGRLRDGGGEAVYRMAFIASTHIVVMNNSANQLLLPDGTSTGEDGTFYKTAPYAWGPLYIAAHCLNSDWPGPGSVHQGGAHFLMADGSVRFVSENINYHGDHNASAGAPSLWMSLNTIAGGRYDSIVGDF; encoded by the coding sequence ATGGATTTTAAACGCTCAAGAAAGAGAGGCTTTACGCTGATTGAATTGCTGGTGGTCATTGCGATCATCGCAATTTTGATCGCCCTGTTACTACCTGCGGTTCAGCAGGCGCGTGAAGCGGCCCGAAGAAGTACCTGCAAAAATAACATGAAGCAGATCGGGCTGGCACTGCACAACTATCATGAGACACATTCGATTTTCCCGAATGATGTCTGGACCAACAATCCGGGCGGGTCGTCTCCGGGAGCTCGTAACTACAGTTGGATTACATTGATTCTGCCTTATCTGGAACAGGCTCCCCTCTACAACCAGATCAACTTCTCCGCACCACTGCTGGGCCAGACTGGTCCTGCAGGACCGATTCAGGCGACCAAGCTGGCCGTGCTGCATTGCCCTTCTGACCAGGATCATGATCCCAGTGCCCGCGATGGTTTCGCAACCACGAACTATGCCGGTTCACAGGGCTTTGACTGGTGGCAGCGTCCCAACCAGATTCACACTGGTGTATTCACGCTAAAATCCAAAGTGCGTATCCGCGATATTACTGACGGAACCACCACCACGATTGCCGTGGGTGAAGTTCCCCAGAACGGGTTTGCCGGTGGCGGTCGTACCTGTGGTGCCGGTCGTCTGCGTGATGGTGGTGGAGAAGCGGTCTACCGCATGGCGTTCATTGCTTCGACTCACATCGTGGTTATGAATAACTCTGCTAACCAGCTGTTGTTACCAGATGGGACCTCCACTGGTGAAGATGGAACGTTCTACAAAACTGCTCCGTATGCCTGGGGGCCGCTCTACATCGCAGCTCACTGTCTGAATTCAGACTGGCCAGGTCCCGGTTCCGTGCACCAGGGAGGTGCTCACTTCCTGATGGCGGATGGTTCGGTGCGTTTTGTCAGCGAAAACATCAATTACCATGGTGACCACAATGCATCCGCGGGTGCCCCCAGTCTCTGGATGTCACTCAACACCATCGCCGGTGGTCGATACGACAGTATCGTTGGTGATTTTTAA
- a CDS encoding outer membrane protein assembly factor BamB family protein, with the protein MRSLTRCIILTLMPFLFPALLQAADDWRIWRGPTANGLAASGETPPVTWSETENIHWKTRLPGRGHASPIVVNDRILLATADESQEIQSVICLARESGEILWKTDVSQGGFAPKIHQKNTHASPTLASNGELVFAAFPHHESIQLTALDLAGNQRWQIRAGGFLPKAYQFGYAPSPILYQGSVIVAAEYEKNGYLAAFDQQTGREIWRLKRPEKINFSTPVVTSIAGKEQLLLSGNSRVASFDPHNGREFWSVPAPWIVSCGTMVWDRDLVFASGGFPTKGTIAVQADGSKKIAWSNRVKCYEQSMLAFNGYLYAVDDNGIAYCWEAQTGKEQWKHRLGGKVSSSLVLANDCLYLTNERGTTFVFRANPEKFELLSENQLGDECFASPAICGNQIFHRAASRASGKRQETLYCIGK; encoded by the coding sequence ATGCGATCCCTGACCCGCTGCATCATTCTGACTCTCATGCCCTTCCTGTTTCCTGCCCTCCTGCAGGCCGCTGACGACTGGCGGATCTGGCGCGGCCCCACGGCAAATGGACTGGCGGCTTCCGGAGAAACGCCCCCGGTCACCTGGTCCGAAACAGAGAATATTCACTGGAAGACTCGCCTCCCGGGGCGCGGCCATGCATCGCCGATTGTCGTCAATGATCGGATTCTGCTCGCGACTGCAGATGAATCGCAGGAGATCCAATCCGTGATCTGCCTCGCACGGGAATCGGGAGAGATCCTCTGGAAAACCGACGTCAGTCAAGGGGGGTTTGCCCCCAAAATCCATCAGAAGAATACGCACGCCTCTCCGACTCTGGCCTCCAATGGAGAACTGGTCTTTGCGGCGTTTCCCCATCACGAAAGCATTCAACTGACCGCCCTTGATCTGGCAGGTAACCAGCGCTGGCAGATCCGGGCCGGCGGTTTTCTTCCCAAAGCTTACCAGTTCGGCTACGCCCCTTCGCCGATCCTCTATCAGGGTTCGGTCATCGTCGCGGCTGAATACGAGAAAAACGGTTACCTGGCAGCCTTCGATCAACAGACCGGCAGAGAAATCTGGCGTCTGAAGCGACCGGAAAAAATCAATTTTTCGACGCCAGTCGTCACTTCGATCGCCGGGAAAGAACAGCTGCTGCTCAGCGGCAATTCCAGGGTCGCCAGTTTCGATCCCCATAACGGTCGCGAGTTCTGGTCGGTTCCCGCCCCCTGGATTGTGAGTTGTGGCACCATGGTCTGGGACCGGGACCTGGTCTTCGCCAGCGGAGGCTTCCCCACCAAGGGCACCATTGCAGTCCAGGCAGATGGCTCAAAGAAAATTGCCTGGTCAAACCGGGTCAAATGCTATGAACAATCGATGCTGGCCTTCAATGGCTACCTGTATGCCGTCGATGATAACGGCATCGCCTACTGCTGGGAGGCACAGACCGGGAAAGAGCAGTGGAAACATCGCCTGGGAGGCAAAGTTTCCTCCTCATTGGTACTGGCCAATGACTGCCTGTATCTGACCAACGAACGGGGAACGACGTTTGTCTTTCGCGCGAATCCAGAGAAGTTTGAACTGCTCTCGGAAAACCAGCTGGGCGACGAGTGTTTTGCTTCTCCTGCGATCTGTGGGAACCAGATCTTCCATCGCGCCGCCAGCCGCGCTTCAGGAAAACGCCAGGAGACTCTGTATTGTATCGGAAAGTAA
- a CDS encoding NAD(P)/FAD-dependent oxidoreductase gives MSVRKRFDYLIIGQGLAGTALAWTLFQRGYQPLIIDRCEETTSSKIAAGLITPITGLRLVVSWRLDEFLPFAVNFYREIEEKTDCHFLELKPMLRLFASEQEQEQYHLRSQIHFPELVTVPAPLAEQTDFELSRGGFEMHGGGKLDVPTYLNASRDWFRNQNCFREADIDPAQDLKWEADSVQLPRLGITADKILFCQGIQAQHNPWFESVPFEGVKGEILTLKIPGLTERRVVNRGVWLAHWKADLYRAGSTYDREHLDCEPTAAGREEIINRLIEFLKRPFEVVDHRAAVRPVIRGRLPVLGLHPQNPQIGFFNGFASKGSLQTPWMADHFVDVLEGKVPPEKQLDLSRKLKRPS, from the coding sequence ATGTCAGTTCGCAAACGGTTTGACTATCTCATCATAGGACAGGGGTTGGCGGGGACGGCTCTCGCCTGGACTCTCTTCCAGCGGGGATACCAGCCACTGATCATTGACCGCTGTGAAGAGACCACTTCTTCAAAGATTGCCGCTGGCCTGATCACCCCGATCACCGGACTCCGCCTGGTTGTCTCCTGGCGGCTTGATGAATTTCTGCCGTTCGCAGTCAATTTCTATCGCGAAATTGAAGAGAAAACGGATTGTCACTTCCTCGAATTGAAACCGATGCTGCGGCTGTTTGCTTCGGAGCAGGAACAGGAACAATATCACCTGCGTTCCCAAATACACTTTCCGGAACTCGTCACCGTCCCCGCACCACTGGCAGAGCAAACCGACTTTGAGTTGTCCCGGGGCGGTTTTGAAATGCACGGTGGCGGCAAGCTCGATGTGCCGACTTATCTGAATGCATCGCGAGACTGGTTCCGAAACCAGAACTGCTTTCGGGAAGCAGACATTGACCCGGCACAGGATTTGAAATGGGAAGCGGACTCGGTTCAGTTGCCCCGCCTGGGAATAACCGCCGATAAAATCCTGTTCTGTCAGGGCATCCAGGCACAACACAACCCCTGGTTTGAGTCGGTTCCGTTCGAAGGCGTCAAAGGCGAAATCCTGACTTTGAAAATCCCGGGGCTGACAGAACGGAGAGTTGTCAATCGGGGCGTCTGGCTCGCACACTGGAAAGCAGATCTGTATCGTGCCGGTTCCACCTACGATCGAGAGCACCTGGACTGCGAACCGACTGCTGCCGGACGGGAAGAGATCATCAACCGTCTGATAGAATTCCTGAAACGGCCTTTTGAAGTTGTCGATCACCGGGCCGCGGTCCGGCCCGTCATCCGGGGCCGACTCCCCGTTCTGGGCCTGCATCCGCAAAACCCGCAAATCGGCTTCTTTAACGGGTTCGCCTCCAAAGGGAGCCTGCAGACGCCCTGGATGGCAGATCATTTTGTCGATGTTCTGGAAGGGAAAGTACCTCCGGAAAAACAACTGGACCTCAGCCGTAAATTAAAGCGCCCCTCATGA